One genomic region from Candidatus Defluviilinea gracilis encodes:
- the hflX gene encoding GTPase HflX — MSKRIPQPTTPPREKAFLVGVDIYQQKHHLPLEDSLSELELLADTAGLDVAGSLTQKLDKPHVKTYIGPGKVDELKMLVEETGSQVILFDDELSPRHQRELQEAIGRNVRVLDRTALILDIFALHAHTKEGMLQVKLAQYEYYLPRLTGQWTHLERQAGGGGGRAGSTGGVGLRGPGETQLEVDKRAIRREIAHLKKELEKVSAHRQRYRAQRKRSRIPTVALVGYTNAGKSTLLNKIAKADVYVADQLFATLDPTTRRVELPGGYQSLMTDTVGFIQKLPTALVEAFHATLEEISEADLLLHVVDISHQNALNQFNSVQQTLEELGARHIPVITALNKVDKLRNPESAREVTSRFPKAVAISGLTGSGVKDLLSLIQEELYETYAPIRVRLPYQQGGLISLFHEAGQVELVEHGRGGVLMQGRIPGRLVAQFSGWEAGENHHENEMEEEDV; from the coding sequence ATGTCGAAACGAATACCTCAACCCACAACACCGCCTCGTGAAAAAGCCTTTCTCGTGGGGGTCGATATTTACCAGCAAAAACATCACTTGCCCCTCGAAGATTCGTTGAGCGAATTAGAGTTATTGGCTGATACCGCCGGGCTCGATGTGGCTGGCTCATTGACTCAAAAACTCGATAAGCCGCACGTCAAAACATATATCGGACCAGGCAAAGTGGATGAATTGAAAATGCTTGTCGAGGAGACGGGCTCGCAGGTCATCCTCTTCGACGACGAACTATCCCCGCGCCACCAACGCGAATTGCAAGAGGCAATCGGAAGAAATGTCCGCGTATTGGATCGCACGGCATTGATCCTCGATATTTTTGCCCTGCACGCCCACACCAAAGAAGGCATGTTACAGGTGAAACTGGCGCAATACGAATATTACCTGCCGCGCCTCACCGGGCAGTGGACGCACCTCGAACGACAGGCAGGCGGAGGCGGCGGGCGCGCCGGTTCCACCGGGGGCGTCGGCTTGCGCGGACCCGGTGAAACGCAACTCGAAGTAGATAAACGCGCCATCCGCCGCGAGATCGCGCACCTCAAAAAAGAGCTCGAAAAAGTCAGCGCGCACCGTCAACGTTACCGCGCCCAACGAAAACGATCGCGCATCCCCACGGTAGCCCTCGTGGGTTACACCAACGCCGGCAAATCCACCTTGTTGAACAAGATCGCCAAAGCGGATGTGTACGTGGCGGACCAATTATTCGCCACCCTCGACCCCACCACCCGCCGCGTGGAATTACCCGGCGGCTATCAGTCATTGATGACAGACACGGTCGGTTTCATTCAAAAGCTCCCCACAGCGCTGGTCGAGGCGTTCCATGCAACCCTGGAAGAAATTTCGGAAGCCGATTTGTTGTTGCACGTGGTGGATATTTCGCACCAGAATGCGCTCAATCAATTTAACTCTGTTCAACAAACTCTCGAGGAACTCGGAGCGCGGCATATCCCCGTGATCACCGCCTTGAACAAAGTGGATAAACTTCGCAATCCGGAGTCGGCGCGCGAGGTGACGAGTCGCTTCCCCAAAGCCGTGGCAATTTCAGGTCTGACCGGAAGCGGCGTGAAGGATCTGTTGAGCCTCATCCAGGAAGAACTGTACGAAACATACGCGCCCATCCGCGTGCGCTTGCCGTATCAACAGGGCGGCTTGATCTCGCTATTCCACGAAGCGGGTCAGGTGGAACTGGTTGAACATGGTCGCGGCGGCGTGTTGATGCAGGGGCGTATTCCCGGGCGGCTGGTGGCGCAATTCAGCGGCTGGGAAGCAGGCGAAAATCATCATGAAAACGAAATGGAAGAAGAGGATGTATGA
- a CDS encoding GAF domain-containing protein, which yields MPSQSNIEFQLKEAGQLAEETAWSALVEREAGSWHILESHHLPKKNQASLLEFLSKAEVDSWLCGAVSGRQSRSVSLPESSGLETGRLNAFPLVEATRVILVGANQLSSASQRLWRLIAFGMNGNKSTADTSATASVAASLLVPDLDSENPFDMPRALDRALTSFIRLVAVQGAWLAVRRGDSLEIRAQWNAPHLADTDLLIDANPLLRRMNRNLTPMVVNRDDALWAEIPHKGLKSNTKLWACIPIVIGQRVIGSLAVWRTSIFKHDEWNRLIDLVTQSAPVIETIITFAEMASHLRRLAMLNDFALTVSSGRNLDQIARRMFALLARGFGTELIALFLLSSDNRLIHEYRSQDGNMNSSIRNAQEEKYATLLGQQQKARLGDPQLKEVTPVHKGAASGLYFPLRFRGQTIGMLCVEAAKNEAFDFYDESLMAVIASHLASLVDYSRLREEAEGRARNLGLIHEVVQQVIGLTDARQVAEISAELLARYFAYELAAVFIADAQGALTIGGFGGTSQNVVRRAMKSFEYPISGGITGHVFETGESLVSNDVAQDSRYRSLHGWEAGSEMCVAIRDGERVLGIIDVESSSSNAFTHNDFMALESLAGILASVITSADQYQRFQATIGELRSTQGELRERMEAQRKTESRLVQAAKLAAVGEMAAGIAHELNNPLTSVTGFAELALEETPSDSQARKDLDLVVREAHRARDVVRRLLDFSRQSESARAKTSLNEIVEDVVALSRHLLHTSGVRLSLQLDPSLPWIMVDANQIKQVALNLVHNALQAMPDGGKLEIETKISKRHHHKGVTLFVTDTGVGISPDELTRIFEPFFTTRGDRGGTGLGLSVTYGIVTDHGGYIDVESEPGKGAKFTVWLPVGN from the coding sequence ATGCCTTCCCAAAGCAATATCGAATTTCAACTCAAAGAAGCCGGCCAACTCGCCGAGGAAACAGCCTGGAGCGCGTTGGTCGAGCGCGAGGCGGGGTCGTGGCACATCCTTGAAAGCCACCATCTTCCGAAAAAGAATCAAGCGTCGTTGCTCGAATTTCTCTCCAAAGCAGAGGTGGACTCGTGGCTATGCGGCGCGGTGAGCGGCAGGCAAAGCCGTTCAGTCTCGCTTCCCGAATCCAGCGGGCTCGAAACAGGACGGTTAAACGCCTTCCCGCTGGTTGAGGCAACCCGCGTGATTCTTGTGGGCGCAAACCAACTCTCTAGCGCCTCACAACGACTATGGCGGCTGATCGCGTTTGGCATGAACGGAAACAAATCAACTGCCGACACCTCTGCCACCGCATCCGTAGCCGCGTCGCTTCTGGTTCCCGACTTGGATTCTGAAAACCCGTTTGATATGCCTCGCGCCCTGGACCGGGCGCTCACCTCGTTTATACGCCTCGTTGCTGTTCAGGGAGCCTGGCTCGCTGTCCGTCGCGGCGACTCGCTCGAAATCCGCGCGCAATGGAACGCGCCCCACCTCGCCGACACAGATCTTTTAATCGACGCCAATCCGCTCCTTCGCCGCATGAATCGCAACCTCACCCCAATGGTGGTTAATCGCGACGACGCGCTCTGGGCTGAAATCCCACACAAGGGGCTAAAGAGTAATACAAAGCTTTGGGCATGTATTCCCATCGTGATCGGCCAACGGGTGATCGGCAGTCTCGCAGTCTGGCGGACAAGCATCTTCAAACACGACGAGTGGAACCGGCTGATCGATCTCGTCACCCAGTCTGCGCCTGTGATCGAGACCATCATTACTTTTGCGGAAATGGCGAGCCACTTGCGCCGTCTCGCCATGCTGAACGATTTCGCCCTCACCGTATCATCGGGGCGCAACCTCGACCAGATCGCGCGCCGCATGTTTGCCCTGCTTGCCAGAGGATTCGGAACGGAACTGATCGCGCTCTTCCTGCTTTCCTCCGATAATCGGTTGATCCATGAATATCGATCGCAAGACGGCAACATGAACTCATCCATCCGCAATGCGCAAGAGGAAAAGTACGCCACACTGCTGGGTCAACAACAAAAGGCAAGGCTGGGCGATCCTCAACTCAAAGAGGTGACGCCGGTGCACAAAGGAGCGGCGTCCGGCTTGTACTTTCCTCTGCGGTTTCGCGGGCAAACGATCGGCATGTTGTGCGTGGAAGCGGCGAAAAACGAAGCGTTCGATTTTTACGACGAGAGCCTCATGGCGGTCATTGCCAGTCATCTCGCCAGCCTCGTTGACTACTCGCGGCTGCGCGAAGAAGCGGAGGGACGCGCCCGAAATCTTGGGTTGATCCACGAGGTGGTGCAACAGGTGATCGGCTTGACAGACGCCCGGCAAGTGGCGGAGATCTCGGCGGAATTGCTCGCCCGATACTTCGCCTACGAACTTGCGGCGGTCTTCATCGCCGACGCGCAGGGAGCGTTGACCATCGGCGGGTTTGGCGGAACCAGCCAAAATGTGGTGCGACGCGCGATGAAATCCTTCGAATACCCCATTAGCGGAGGCATCACCGGGCACGTCTTCGAAACCGGAGAGAGTTTAGTCTCCAACGATGTGGCGCAGGACAGCCGGTACCGCTCGCTCCATGGCTGGGAAGCGGGATCTGAAATGTGCGTGGCAATCCGAGACGGCGAAAGAGTATTGGGCATCATCGATGTGGAAAGCAGTTCGAGCAACGCGTTCACGCATAATGATTTTATGGCGCTTGAATCGCTCGCGGGCATCCTTGCCAGCGTCATCACCAGCGCAGATCAATACCAGCGCTTCCAAGCGACGATCGGCGAACTGCGCTCGACGCAGGGCGAACTGCGCGAACGCATGGAGGCGCAACGCAAAACGGAAAGCCGCCTCGTGCAAGCCGCTAAACTTGCGGCGGTCGGCGAAATGGCGGCAGGCATCGCGCACGAACTTAATAACCCGCTCACCTCAGTGACCGGCTTTGCCGAACTTGCTCTTGAGGAGACGCCTTCAGACAGCCAGGCGCGCAAAGACCTCGATCTCGTAGTGCGAGAAGCGCATCGCGCGCGCGATGTGGTGCGCCGCCTGTTGGATTTTTCGCGCCAAAGCGAAAGCGCGCGCGCCAAGACATCGCTCAACGAGATCGTCGAGGATGTGGTTGCGTTGAGTCGGCATCTCCTCCACACCAGCGGGGTTCGACTTTCGCTTCAACTTGACCCCAGTCTGCCGTGGATCATGGTAGACGCCAACCAGATCAAGCAAGTGGCGCTCAACCTCGTCCACAACGCTCTGCAAGCCATGCCCGACGGCGGCAAACTGGAGATCGAAACAAAGATATCCAAGCGACATCATCACAAAGGCGTCACCTTATTTGTGACCGATACCGGCGTGGGCATTTCGCCCGATGAACTGACCCGCATCTTCGAGCCATTCTTCACCACCCGCGGCGACCGAGGCGGCACAGGGTTGGGATTGTCCGTCACCTATGGGATCGTCACCGACCATGGCGGATATATCGATGTGGAAAGCGAACCCGGCAAGGGAGCGAAATTCACGGTCTGGCTACCGGTGGGAAATTGA
- the trmFO gene encoding methylenetetrahydrofolate--tRNA-(uracil(54)-C(5))-methyltransferase (FADH(2)-oxidizing) TrmFO has translation MTDLIVVGGGLAGSEAAWRAAQRGLNVRLYEMRPTLQTGAHQTQDLAELVCSNSLGSNLPDRASGLLKNETRLLGSMLLECAEQASLPAGGALAVDRELFAQLVTERMEAHPNIQIEREEMREIPPTPTILASGPLTSPSLSASIAKLSGEEHLFFFDAIAPVIHADSINMQVAFRASRYDAGNPDEGDYINCPFTKDEYYAFVEALLHAERIELRAFEDAIKTGVKAGHFFEGCLPVEIIAERGLDSLAFGPMRPVGLRDPRTGKRPYAVVQLRQDNLAGSLYNLVGFQTNLKFPEQKRVLRMIPGLERAEFMRYGQMHRNTFIASPKLLRPTLQHIHRDDLFFAGQITGVEGYMGNIATGLLAGENAARQLCGERLLQLPQTTMLGALCHYITHADLKDFQPMKANFGILAPMDFPPKTGKRERGGLYAERALAELQSLAHGEAQA, from the coding sequence ATGACAGATCTAATTGTAGTAGGCGGCGGGCTGGCAGGGAGCGAAGCCGCCTGGCGCGCCGCGCAACGCGGCTTGAACGTAAGGCTGTATGAGATGCGTCCAACTTTGCAAACAGGCGCCCATCAAACACAAGATTTGGCGGAACTGGTGTGTTCGAACTCGCTGGGTTCCAACTTGCCCGACCGCGCTTCAGGATTGCTGAAAAACGAAACACGCCTATTGGGGTCGATGTTGCTGGAGTGTGCGGAGCAAGCGTCACTGCCGGCGGGCGGCGCCCTGGCGGTAGACCGCGAACTGTTCGCGCAGCTGGTCACCGAACGGATGGAGGCTCATCCCAACATCCAGATCGAGCGCGAGGAAATGCGCGAGATCCCGCCCACGCCTACGATCCTCGCCAGCGGACCGTTGACCTCGCCGTCGTTGTCCGCCTCCATCGCAAAACTGAGCGGCGAGGAGCATCTTTTCTTCTTTGATGCAATTGCGCCGGTGATCCACGCCGACTCGATCAACATGCAGGTCGCTTTTCGCGCCTCGCGCTACGACGCCGGCAATCCGGACGAGGGCGATTACATCAACTGCCCATTCACCAAAGACGAATATTACGCGTTTGTCGAAGCGCTCCTTCATGCCGAACGGATCGAACTCCGCGCATTTGAAGACGCCATCAAAACCGGCGTCAAAGCGGGTCACTTCTTCGAGGGTTGCCTTCCGGTCGAGATCATCGCCGAACGCGGACTTGATTCGCTTGCATTTGGCCCGATGCGCCCGGTGGGGTTGCGCGACCCTCGCACAGGGAAGCGCCCGTATGCGGTTGTGCAATTGCGGCAGGACAACCTTGCGGGAAGTTTGTACAACCTCGTAGGCTTTCAAACCAACCTGAAATTCCCGGAGCAGAAGCGCGTTCTTCGCATGATCCCCGGGCTTGAACGCGCCGAATTCATGCGGTACGGGCAGATGCACCGCAACACATTCATCGCTTCGCCAAAATTACTACGCCCCACGTTGCAACACATCCACCGCGACGATCTTTTCTTTGCCGGGCAGATCACAGGCGTGGAAGGCTACATGGGCAATATCGCCACCGGCCTGCTGGCGGGCGAAAACGCGGCTCGCCAATTGTGCGGCGAACGTCTTCTTCAACTTCCACAAACGACCATGCTCGGCGCGCTCTGTCATTACATCACTCATGCTGATCTCAAAGATTTCCAGCCGATGAAGGCAAATTTCGGCATTCTCGCCCCAATGGATTTCCCTCCAAAAACCGGCAAGCGCGAGCGCGGCGGATTGTACGCCGAACGCGCCCTGGCAGAGTTGCAATCACTGGCACACGGAGAAGCGCAAGCGTGA
- a CDS encoding HAMP domain-containing histidine kinase translates to MPKKKSPGMPVQKILRKIRPEWIKHVGRDLARGMDVRAGFEQQLDRFFDLLEQSVTTGDPAWMDSILLDWAKSSTETNLEEGLYHVSFIINRMIALTIQVANETLTKQQSIDLLAAIIPVYTYGLGVVARYEMETRVAHISDEMQRVQKQLERIDRSKSAFISVAAHELKTPLTLIEGYASMMDDLARDARDSGMGKLLAGVNIGIGRLRAIIDDMIDVSMIDNNLLRLNFQPAQVGQIVDVLRKEAEPVMQSRRLQIDATEFEGSRQWIYVDTQRITQALRNVINNAVKYTPDNGKITISGRMLPGFIEIVVEDTGIGISQEHQSIIFEKFGQVGSVGLHSSGKTKFKGGGPGLGLSITRGILEAHGGAIWVESPGYDEKAYPGSTFHILIPARTESADPEMSRLFDTLEKKFKPNVETNTSTHNTAS, encoded by the coding sequence ATGCCGAAGAAAAAATCGCCCGGTATGCCCGTTCAGAAAATATTGAGAAAAATCCGCCCGGAGTGGATCAAGCACGTAGGGCGCGACCTTGCGCGCGGCATGGATGTGCGCGCCGGGTTCGAACAACAACTGGACCGTTTTTTCGACCTGCTCGAACAATCGGTGACGACAGGCGACCCAGCCTGGATGGATTCGATCCTGCTCGATTGGGCAAAATCTTCCACCGAAACGAATCTCGAAGAAGGACTGTATCACGTATCGTTCATCATCAACCGAATGATCGCGCTGACCATTCAGGTGGCGAACGAAACCCTGACCAAACAACAATCGATCGATCTGCTCGCTGCGATCATCCCCGTGTATACCTATGGCTTGGGCGTGGTGGCGCGTTACGAAATGGAAACGCGCGTGGCGCACATTTCCGATGAAATGCAACGAGTGCAAAAGCAACTCGAACGCATCGACCGCAGTAAATCCGCGTTTATCTCGGTGGCGGCGCATGAATTGAAAACTCCGCTGACGCTGATCGAAGGCTACGCTTCGATGATGGACGACCTGGCGCGTGACGCCAGAGACAGCGGCATGGGGAAGTTGCTTGCCGGCGTAAATATCGGCATCGGGCGTCTACGCGCCATTATCGACGATATGATCGATGTTTCGATGATCGACAACAACCTCCTGCGGCTCAATTTCCAACCAGCCCAGGTTGGGCAGATCGTAGATGTATTGCGGAAGGAGGCTGAGCCGGTCATGCAGTCGCGCCGACTTCAGATCGACGCAACCGAATTCGAAGGAAGCCGCCAGTGGATTTATGTCGATACCCAACGCATCACACAGGCGCTCCGCAACGTGATCAACAACGCGGTGAAATACACGCCGGATAACGGTAAAATAACCATAAGCGGACGCATGTTGCCCGGGTTCATTGAAATCGTTGTCGAGGATACAGGCATCGGCATTTCACAGGAGCACCAATCCATTATCTTCGAGAAGTTTGGGCAGGTCGGAAGCGTCGGGTTGCACTCCAGCGGCAAAACCAAGTTCAAAGGCGGAGGACCCGGCTTGGGGCTTTCCATCACCCGCGGAATCCTGGAAGCGCACGGCGGAGCCATCTGGGTCGAATCGCCTGGGTATGATGAAAAGGCGTATCCGGGTTCCACATTCCATATCCTGATCCCTGCGCGCACAGAATCTGCCGACCCCGAAATGAGCCGCCTGTTCGATACACTTGAAAAGAAGTTTAAACCGAATGTCGAAACGAATACCTCAACCCACAACACCGCCTCGTGA
- a CDS encoding M28 family peptidase, with the protein MNQRSVRVYLIAIGLLLAATLAWYAYSYLTQPEPAPTDFDSLRAYEDVKTQVAFGPRAPGSEGHAKIRAWIRAELESAGWEVEVQVSERLGNPIYNLVATRGDSNPPIILGAHYDTRLYADSDPDVANHTIPALGANDGASGVAVLLELARSLPNDVTNVALVFFDAEDNGRIEGWDWILGSREFVEKIAYQPEAVVIVDMIGDTDLNLFKERNSDPALTDEIWAIADGLGYGGQFIPEYKHSMLDDHTPFLEAGIPAVDIIDFDYPYWHTVEDTPDKVSAESLAAVGQTLWVWVVGQNPQN; encoded by the coding sequence GTGAATCAACGCTCGGTGCGCGTTTACTTGATAGCCATAGGATTGCTCCTCGCCGCGACGCTTGCCTGGTACGCCTACTCGTATCTTACCCAGCCTGAGCCTGCTCCAACCGACTTCGATAGCCTGCGCGCTTACGAGGATGTCAAAACGCAAGTTGCATTTGGTCCGCGCGCGCCCGGGTCGGAGGGACATGCCAAAATCCGCGCATGGATTCGCGCGGAGTTGGAATCCGCCGGGTGGGAAGTGGAAGTTCAAGTTTCGGAACGCTTGGGGAACCCAATCTACAATCTGGTGGCGACGCGCGGCGACTCGAACCCGCCGATCATTTTGGGAGCGCATTACGACACGCGCCTCTATGCCGATAGCGACCCGGATGTTGCCAATCATACAATCCCGGCGCTCGGCGCAAACGACGGAGCCTCAGGCGTGGCTGTGTTGCTGGAACTTGCGCGCTCGCTCCCCAATGATGTGACGAATGTTGCGTTGGTGTTCTTTGACGCGGAAGATAACGGGCGCATCGAAGGCTGGGATTGGATTCTCGGCTCGCGTGAATTTGTCGAGAAGATCGCGTATCAGCCTGAGGCAGTGGTGATCGTGGATATGATCGGCGACACCGACTTAAACCTATTCAAGGAACGGAATTCAGACCCCGCGCTGACGGATGAGATTTGGGCAATCGCAGATGGCTTGGGGTACGGCGGTCAATTCATACCCGAATACAAACATTCGATGCTGGACGATCACACCCCCTTCCTTGAGGCTGGCATCCCTGCGGTGGATATCATCGACTTCGATTATCCTTACTGGCACACAGTGGAAGATACGCCAGATAAAGTGTCGGCAGAAAGTCTTGCGGCGGTCGGTCAAACCTTGTGGGTTTGGGTGGTGGGTCAAAACCCGCAAAACTGA
- the murI gene encoding glutamate racemase, protein MNFKPNLPIGIFDSGIGGLSILRAIRGFMPGEPVVYFGDQIHIPYGPRPMEQIGRFSEAITNFLIQQQAKIIVVACNTASAAALKDLRVKFPEIQFVGMEPAVKPAAERTQTGRVGVLATPATFQGALYTSVVERFGNGVDLFQHTCPGLVQQIEQGNLDGKETRQILEDALLPMLEKNIDTVVLGCTHYPFVIPLIEQIVGEKVRVIDPAPAVAKQTKRLLEAGGLVNPASAGGSVELFTSGNVKTLQSLLPVLLGAEAVVHHAEWVDEERIR, encoded by the coding sequence ATGAATTTCAAACCCAACTTACCGATCGGGATATTTGATTCCGGCATTGGAGGGCTGTCGATCCTGCGAGCCATTCGCGGATTTATGCCCGGCGAGCCAGTCGTATATTTTGGCGACCAGATTCATATCCCCTACGGTCCGCGCCCGATGGAACAAATCGGACGATTTTCAGAAGCGATTACAAATTTTCTGATCCAACAACAGGCAAAAATCATTGTTGTAGCATGCAATACCGCGTCTGCCGCGGCGCTGAAGGACTTGCGCGTAAAATTTCCCGAGATTCAATTCGTAGGCATGGAACCCGCGGTCAAACCTGCCGCAGAGCGCACGCAGACCGGCAGAGTTGGGGTGCTTGCCACACCGGCAACGTTTCAGGGCGCGTTGTATACATCGGTGGTGGAGAGGTTCGGCAATGGCGTGGATTTGTTTCAGCACACGTGCCCGGGGCTGGTTCAACAGATCGAGCAGGGGAATCTCGACGGAAAAGAAACGCGACAGATCCTGGAGGACGCCCTGCTTCCGATGCTTGAGAAAAACATCGACACGGTGGTGCTGGGTTGCACGCATTACCCCTTTGTCATTCCGCTGATCGAGCAAATTGTGGGGGAAAAGGTCCGGGTGATCGACCCGGCGCCCGCTGTGGCGAAACAGACGAAACGTCTGCTCGAGGCGGGCGGGCTTGTGAATCCAGCCTCCGCAGGCGGAAGCGTCGAGTTGTTCACGTCTGGCAATGTCAAAACGCTACAGTCCTTGTTGCCTGTATTGTTGGGCGCGGAGGCGGTTGTCCATCACGCCGAATGGGTCGATGAAGAACGCATCCGATAG
- a CDS encoding DMT family transporter has translation MHKGRITGINSALFSAFFLGLAPVFGKAAMGADKFSPLGVVALRTSLAALLLIIILAIIRRKFLYIYPAALYITTLAGVINGIGSIFYYIGLSRLPASVAQMLYSLYPFFVAFWLQLDRQAPSKLTFMRIGVAGISTYFLTQGIAGRIDIIGVIFMLVAAAMYALHLPINQRVLYDVPAPTVTVYTLIAMSAVVVPAYVIFDHTLPQDTAPWIPVLLLTGVTFASRLFLFLGVKHIGGMQTALLGLAELIVAVSFSHLLLGESLTNTQWLGVCGLGVSLLLVWFEKPSPRPPHPHGLLGWLQPPDFPSDYYKH, from the coding sequence ATGCACAAAGGACGAATTACAGGCATTAACTCGGCGCTGTTTTCCGCATTTTTTTTGGGGCTCGCGCCGGTGTTCGGCAAAGCCGCCATGGGGGCAGATAAATTTTCGCCGCTCGGCGTGGTGGCGTTGCGCACCAGTTTGGCGGCGTTGTTATTAATTATCATCCTTGCCATCATCAGGCGAAAATTTCTTTACATCTATCCTGCCGCGTTGTATATCACAACGCTCGCCGGGGTAATCAATGGGATTGGTTCGATTTTTTATTACATTGGGTTGAGCAGACTGCCAGCCAGCGTTGCCCAAATGCTATATTCGTTATATCCCTTTTTTGTGGCGTTCTGGCTTCAGTTGGATCGTCAAGCCCCGTCCAAACTGACATTCATGCGCATTGGAGTAGCCGGCATCTCCACCTATTTCCTCACCCAGGGAATTGCCGGTCGTATCGACATTATCGGCGTTATATTCATGCTGGTCGCGGCGGCGATGTATGCCCTCCATCTCCCCATCAACCAACGGGTGCTCTACGATGTTCCCGCGCCGACAGTGACCGTGTATACGCTCATCGCAATGAGCGCTGTGGTAGTTCCCGCCTACGTCATTTTCGACCACACCCTGCCGCAAGATACCGCGCCTTGGATTCCCGTACTGCTATTGACCGGGGTGACCTTTGCGTCCCGCCTGTTCCTTTTTCTGGGAGTGAAGCACATTGGCGGAATGCAAACAGCTTTGCTTGGGTTAGCCGAATTGATCGTAGCAGTTTCGTTCAGCCACTTGTTGTTGGGCGAAAGCCTCACCAACACGCAATGGCTGGGCGTATGCGGGTTGGGCGTCAGCCTCCTGTTGGTGTGGTTCGAGAAGCCGAGTCCGCGTCCGCCCCATCCACACGGGCTGTTAGGGTGGTTACAGCCTCCCGATTTTCCATCGGATTACTACAAACACTGA